The sequence below is a genomic window from Ischnura elegans chromosome 2, ioIscEleg1.1, whole genome shotgun sequence.
CTATTAATCATAATAGAACTTTTTGGATGAACATTTTTCGAAGTTTAAACCTGAAACATATTGAATTCGAGAAAACTTAAATATGtacatgtttttttatattttgacagTTTAAGTTTGTAATTGTGGGTGATGTATTAATTTATGAAGGCTACTTATGTACGCTCATGGAAATAATCATTTACATGAGACACTAAAATTGATGCTGTGATACAAACAGGTACATATTTGTAGCAGTCGAATATCCcggaaattttttttcaggaCTATCCTTATGGCttgaattcatgattttatgCAATTATTCTACCATATCTTTGTTTCTTCACTCACTGAATTTGATCAGCACCCAAAAAGGACCTCAAAATGTATGTAAAAATTCTTGCGCATATatcaacattaatatttattaatctcTAGTTTATTAGCTATGATTAATGATAAGAGTGGAATCTATGAACAAAGGGAAGTTTATCGCTTCGGGGATTTCATTTAGAAGTTCTGAGACCTATACTCACAGTTTTTAAGTTGCTTATGAtaacaataagaatatttaatggattgaaatgtaaaataataatcatatcaTGGAGGGTGATGGAATGAAATATGTACACAAAATTCCATATGAGTTGCTTCATTGATCTATTTTGTAATTCAAAATTTAGTTGAGGCAAAAAATGATTCTTCAACTTTGTATGTAATTGAAAACCTCTAAAGTTGGCATTAATGGTTGTAAGCGAGAGAGATAACCTGAGCAATCAAAATACCAATATAAGGAGAAAATAGCTATTAATTTAAGAAtgggaaattttaataaaataattaagatgaAAATGCTCATGAATGTCCGTAAACAGATATGTACAGAAGGAAGGGACATAAAAGACACTTGGGGCTTGTGTAAGCTAacatggaaatgagaaaatacaGGAGAAATAGGCATGACATTTTTGGTCCAGGGATGGTGATGGAACTATTCAGCGAGAGACTGGGGAAGTGGAGTGTGGGTTCTAGGCGTGGGTTCAGACATTATGCATGGGCagggatcaggggcgcagctatgaattaaggcacAACCAATACTGGGGCGTCCGGGAggaatggaatacccaccagggtaagcggtaggtgaggGGGCCCACCCCagaaatttttcaagataaatggtgagatttaagagggatattttattaatccttacactattctataagtaatattaatccaattaagtaaaatggataaaacttaaaaatttctctgagctctggggggattttatccctggggggattttatccctcgctgtgccactggtagGGATCACCATGTTATACTCTTTTCTTTCCCCCTCCTCCAATGAATAcaatatattaatgaatattttaggtAAAGCCATATCCACAGCTGCTCGAATCCAAGAATTACCATTGAATTCGCTTTCTGCCAGATGAGATTAATCCACTTCATGCCTCCTATTTGATATGCAATGAACTTTCTTTCTTCCACGTCCTCAGAGTATAGAGCTTCCTCTTTTAGTGGAGTCATGCCCTCCATGACCTTTTGTATGTGCCATGACTGGCGTAGTTAATAATGCTCCTATCTGAATTGTGATGGTGGAAACAGAAATGGACTCCAAGTAGTAGTAGAGATGCGTTttttggggtgcgtcgacagcaaggtcatttgcaccgctcataGTTCCCTTACCTTATTGGGTTCTATTGGGAAGCTTATTGGGTTCTATTAGGTGCTTTCAACAAAAAAAGGGTATCCCATTGTATGAGGCCACAAGAGTTTAATTATTCCTGTGTTGACGAtatattgcattacattattaaCATCATCCAGATTATTACCCAGAATggttcgtatatcttggtttccaactAGTTCCCTGCGTTCAAGAGAGTATTTTGTACATTCCTCCAGAATGTGTCTCACAGTAAGGATGCTATCACAGTGGGGAGGTTTCTCTTTGGTGAAGAAGTATGCATGTGTGAGCGCGGTATGACCAATTCTAAGCCTAGTGAGGGCGACCTCTTCCCTACAACTATTCCTGGCTGAGGTGGACCAAGCAGTCATGGACTCCAACCGTATTAAACTGGTCCAAGAGTACTTGCTGGTAAGGATGTATAAAGAAAAGTATATGGGTGCAGAATATGAACACCTGGAGGAAATTATTTGGGAAATACCTAATATAGTGAATCTAAACCCTTGAGCTACATTAGATAGATTGTAAGTCTTCCATTCTGGGTGAAAAAATTTGCCAAAGATGCCTTTTCCTTCTGCTGGACACCTGAGGTGTTAGCATACCCTgcaccagtggcataactaggaatatgctttgggggggggggggggagggatgaaGAGGCCAAGGGGGTAATCACCCCTCTAGGTAACTGGggttctgggaaaatttttgaaaaatgacttgcctgcagatatattttacatcattttggcttttaaaatttaactttaagcagatacagttattatacgtcaaaactagacaataatttcaaatattttttccatttttctgagGCATTGTGGGGGCATGACTGCACCTCTTGATGCCCTCTTCATCTGGGGTTCAATATTCATTTGTCACTGTGTTTTACAGATGTATTGAGTGGTGGATTTTCTGATCTAAGAAAGAGGGAGAATACTTGGAACCTTAAAACTCAAATTATTGTTAATACGGAATGTGATGAGGAGATATGTGGAATGAGATTGGTTGAATGGAAATGatgaaagaagttaaaaatatagGTATTATAGAGATGAGCAGGACTTACATGAACTTTCAGGCAGCTGATTATGAGAATTTAGAAAATAAGGAGATGGAATAGGTTTCATACACTCTCCGTGGCTGGCCGGTGATATAAAGAAATAAGCAATTGATTTCCCTTTATCGACAAAATtggcatattttttatcaaggatttacatatgaaaaattcagaaatgaaattaatttcaagatTTGGGATATCCCCAAATCTACATTTTaaggtgtatattttttttaaatttcttgatcCCCTGCTTTACATGAGGATTTCTCCAAACTCTTTGACTGTAACCCATGCTTTCAGACGCCTATACATACGCCTAGGTATGTCACCGAATAAAAGGGAGGTAACTACGCATTTGTGCAGTGCATTTGTCATAAGGGAAAGCTGGTTAAAACAAAGTGGGCCAGCAGTAAATATGTAGAATAAAAACGATATGACTCCACATAGGGAGATTAGCTGATGAgaggaaatatataatgtatgGAGAGAAGCTAGGGAATATCATCGaatgattggaaaataaaaacaatataatgtTTTTCGTAAGTATGGGCCCCCCATTCTTACTCTGAGGTGGGCCCAGATACatactttcaaattttacctcCTCTAACGTGTTGTTTTATTCCGCAAGATGGGAGTAGTATCACTGCATGTTTGCCAATACTTCGAATTTGCCGTGGATTTTCTATTTGCAAtatgtgtataaaaataatctttgagggcaaagagaaaataataaaagattaataTAGAAAGAATTCAGATGGGAAGTCATGACTGTGACTATCTGAACTGGAAGTTTATCCGCGCTCGCCTTTGACGCATAACAGAAATGATATGTTGCAAGTCACTCAACAAGACGATATCTTAAATTCAATTCTGGTTTTTTAATGCGAAGGATAATCACGGCTATAAACACATGTTTACCAATATATAGTTCATGTTCATGGCATTTCTGAGTGTGCGACCGACAGCATTGGAGAGATGCGCCATTGCCAAGTTTGCCAACTTTGAACAAGTTCGGTAATTAAACGACATTCGTTTGTTTTAGGCGTTTCCCGAAAGCGTTACAGGTACAAAGCCAGCAAAGATGTACTCTTCGtggtttattttgttatttttgttcaCCTTGGGTAAGTTTTCCGTTTGTTtgcatgtttattttaaaatttccagtaTTATTCCTCTCGTGAAGTGATTCGCACTGGAGTGAACTGCATAATATTGACCTTAATCCCTTTTTCTAAATGTAGTCGTTAATTCGATGCATAATTTTTGTGAGATAGTTTTCTTCGTTTCTACCTTTATTGAGTGGAGCGAAATATAAGGAGCTCGATCACTATAGATTTTCTAtcttttttgaaagttttaaggCATTTCATGGCTGAGGCATCTCCATCGCATATTATTTGTGTGATTCAGCCTTTGGTGCATTGTTTTCTAATCAACTGCATTTTCCGAATTTAACCTAGTGTAAATTTAGtgttaattcataaattattcgTTTCAGGGACATGCCAGAGGACGCCGACGATATCATACATATCACAGGAACAAATAAAGGATATTGGTGGCACTGTTGAACTTGAATGTTCTGTGCAATATGCCCAAGATTATCCAGTTGTGTGGATGAAAATGGATCGCGCCCGTATTACCCCACCGGTTCCTTTATCTAGTGGATCATCATTAATTATAAGAGACAGCCGTTTGGCTTTAAGATATGATCCACACAGTTCAACCTATACTCTCCAGGTACTGGGATGTATTTCCGTTTGCTTTTTCATGAATGTCATGTTAAAGTTTTACTAGAATAGAAAACAAATACCTGTCAGGTTTCCATTTTTAGATACTATAATGTGGCttaaataattattcttaatCGTTTTAATTCTGTtgccattccttgatttttattcCAGATCAAAGATATTCAAGAAACGGATGCAGGTATATATCATTGCCAAGTTATCATCGCAGTAAACAATGAAATATCTGCCGACGTTGATTTGCTGGTCCGCAGGCCTCCTATCATATCCGATAACTCAACACGGTCGCTAGTTGTTAGTGAGGGTGAGGCAGTTCGTCTTGAATGCTATGCTGGTGGTTTTCCACAGCCTCGAATATCATGGCGCAGAGAGAATAATGCCATACTTCCCACCGGTGGCTCAATTTACAGGTAAGAGATTCACCGTATCCTATAAATGTAGCATTGTTGCATTGCCATATTACAACTACCACCATAATTTGTCGTAAATTAGTGTTTCCCTTGGTAGGAAGGTGCTTTTATATTATGAAGTGACCCCAAGATCGccttttgaactatttttttatcaatatagaTTTCTTAAACTGAAAATAGTTCCATTTAATATTGGTGTCTTTCATCATTCTTACatatattaattgtttaattttgtaaaaattaaaactcataAGAGAATGGTATCAATTTCATAATAGTCGTAGACTTGATAGGCATTGTATAATTTTAGTTTCCTTAAGTATAGATTTAAAGGAAACATACTGTtgtgaattaaatttaatattgttcaCACTCGAGCTATTGCAGTTTTCTCCATTGTATATATACATAAGTATTGTCGAAATTGTAGTGCAGGCAATCAACCAGTTAAGGTCAGCTTAGCTTACTTGGGAGAAAACCCATCCATCTTATACGTCACCTACCTGTTCCATTTCCTCAGTATGTTTCTGTCTTCAATATGAGCTATTATTCTAGATTATACCACTTACCCTGTTGTCTTTCTTCAACCTCGGCAGCATTTGTCCCTGTGTCTCAGGCTTCAGTATCTTGTCAGCAGTACCTGCTCAATGCTCACGCTTCACCTCTTTGATGCCTATCAATTCTAGCAGTTTCCCATTCTGTGTGTGAAGTAGGTGGCTCATGTATCATTTAGTGTCTCTATAGTTTTGCTAAGTAATTGGGGTTTTGCTTCTAAACTAAGTACGGTAAAAGAACAACATTAGGAATTTTTGACCAGCCTTTGTTTCACACATTGAGAGcccaaaaaaatatactttgaagATGTAAGCCACTGTCTGCATTCAAGGGCAAAGTTTCCCGGTTTTATTTTCTAAGGGTTAGGCATTCAGTCATGCAATTGATACTGTATTGATTcctatgtacagtcactttcaaaagttttaggacaaagtttgtagCACCACTTTTAACATAAATCGGaacagaatgataaatttgcaggtAGCGTCTCCCTCTGAGTGCATATATCTTCATGCGCGAACGAATAATGTGTGGTGCTTAGCTTAtgaaaacaaaaggagtattaagggaaactaaatttcctcgaGAAGTAGAAGTGgcaccacaaactttgtcctactattttgaaagtgactgtacattggTATTCTAAA
It includes:
- the LOC124153465 gene encoding lachesin isoform X1 encodes the protein MYSSWFILLFLFTLGTCQRTPTISYISQEQIKDIGGTVELECSVQYAQDYPVVWMKMDRARITPPVPLSSGSSLIIRDSRLALRYDPHSSTYTLQIKDIQETDAGIYHCQVIIAVNNEISADVDLLVRRPPIISDNSTRSLVVSEGEAVRLECYAGGFPQPRISWRRENNAILPTGGSIYRGNILRLSHVQKEDRGTYYCVAENGVGKGARRNIAVEVEFKPVITVPRPRLGQALQYDMDLECHVEAYPPPAIVWIKDNVQLSNNQHYSISHFATADEYTDTTVRVITIEKRQYGKYICKATNRLGSAEAEVELFETPIPSSTYPGFLMLRAVGGSERGLSSMLAVFTSIAISIFLVM
- the LOC124153465 gene encoding lachesin isoform X2, whose product is MYSSWFILLFLFTLGTCQRTPTISYISQEQIKDIGGTVELECSVQYAQDYPVVWMKMDRARITPPVPLSSGSSLIIRDSRLALRYDPHSSTYTLQIKDIQETDAGIYHCQVIIAVNNEISADVDLLVRRPPIISDNSTRSLVVSEGEAVRLECYAGGFPQPRISWRRENNAILPTGGSIYRGNILRLSHVQKEDRGTYYCVAENGVGKGARRNIAVEVEFKPVITVPRPRLGQALQYDMDLECHVEAYPPPAIVWIKDNVQLSNNQHYSISHFATADEYTDTTVRVITIEKRQYGKYICKATNRLGSAEAEVELFESIIPVCPPACGQAQYGDAVQITTSMALVLISAILLLLH